A region of the Clostridiales bacterium genome:
GCCATCATGATGTTTGGCAGTCAGCACCGCATATTTCATTCCGGCATTCCTGGCGGCCCTTGCCCATTCTCTGGGGTTGTAGTTTACAGGGTTGAATTCTTTAAAGAAAGGCTCATAATCTTCAATGCTCATCCTTTCTTTTGATCTTACCCATTCACCCCTTGCGGGAATCGAATAGAGCCCCCAGTGTATGAACATCCCAAATCTTGCGTCGGTGAACCATTTTGTTCTTTTCTGCCTTTCAAGGTAGCAATCTGTAAGAATATTATCTCCCATTTATATTACCTCCATTTATTTGATGGCAGGATACATTATAAGTTTATCTGAAAAATATTATGGAAAGAACCTTGCAGCTTAGCGATCGAAGTAACATTTTTCAAATAATATTGATATGTAACCGGCCGCGAGCTATCAAAATAAATTATACTTATACTGTGATATAATGTGAATGTAGTTAATTAACAATAATCTGTATAAAATTAACCTGTTGTATTGATTGAAATCAGGGTGAAAATATGAAAAATGAAATGGTAATCCTTAAGAATTATTTTGATAATATGCAGGTGAATTTGCTTACAACAGCATACACCAAATGCTGGAATGACTGGAGAGAGATCGACTATATACCCCAATTCAACAAGTTCTATTACATATGCGACGGCGAGGGGTGGCTTAAAATAGGCAACGACGAGTATTACCCGAAACCGGGGGAGCTCTACCTCATGCCTGCCGGAGTTTTGCAATCCTATTCTTATATAAGCAAAAATACATTTTTGAAATACTGGTGCCATTTTACTGCAACTGTCGGAGATATAAACATATTTGATATTATCAAAACGCCGCTGCATATAAAAATCGAAAACAGGGATGAAATAGAAAACGCGTTTAAAGAACTTATATTAAGCTATAAAAGTACAGGAATTACA
Encoded here:
- a CDS encoding AraC family transcriptional regulator; the encoded protein is MKNEMVILKNYFDNMQVNLLTTAYTKCWNDWREIDYIPQFNKFYYICDGEGWLKIGNDEYYPKPGELYLMPAGVLQSYSYISKNTFLKYWCHFTATVGDINIFDIIKTPLHIKIENRDEIENAFKELILSYKSTGITSSLRIKSELLGIIALFFENFSADDIHISSSSSVGALSTVMNYIEKNIGKNINVEELARIAGFHPNYFIKFFRKHLGISPMQYINRKRMEMAKGLIKATDMTISEIARRTGYKDPFYFSKLFKKYTGFSPSEYRKI